CAACATAACTAACCTGAGATCAGAAGCACCACGAATCACATGATAATTAGTAACAATGTGACCTTGCTTATCCCACACAAATCCTGAACCAGAACCTTGAGGAACCTCAAGCACGTCCAATGTAAACGCGTCCTGCCTAATCCAAACCCCGAGAAACCAAATCACATTATACAACTCCTCAAATCCATAGCTAAATTCACCAATTAAATTGTGAGAAATCGAGATCGGTAAATTCATTACCTGACGGCGAGATTAGTGATGTAAACAACGGAAGGAGTGTTCTCTTGAAACAATCGAACAGTCGCGAGCTCATCAGTCTGAAGCTTCCTGGGAGTACTGACTACAAACGCCGAAGCGGATTCGACGGCAGGAGACGCGGCGAACAGAGAAAAAGACAACGCGACGGAGGtgcagaggaggaagaaaggTTTCACGGCGGAGAAGGGAGTAAGAAGAAGAGCATCATCGTCTCCGCTGTTGTCGTTTAGTGGAAGCTTGGAGGAGAAAATTCGGAAATAGCGTTTGGATCGGATAGGGTAGAGAGAAATCGAAGTCGGAGGAGAAgatagagaaggagagagattgaagaaggaagatgagTTGGAGAGTTGAGGTGAAGGAGGAGAGTGGTGAAGGAAGAGAGTAGAAAGGAGAAGCGAACAACTCGTCGTCGTCGCCATTACTTTGTTTTCTGGACAAATGGGATTGTGgctctgttttatttcttttttttttttttctaattaaaaaatggtaacctttgaaaataatttttttttttttttttgagagcgATTTTAAAATACGGAACCGAGAGTAACCGAAATAGTTAAACCAAAATTGAagtaaatcttcttcttttttcttttcttttaacaagatttATATTATTACCCTGTTTATAAACCACtaattttgttatttgactcaaaatatatgatatataataatttttatataacctaggtttaatatagaaatatttCAAAGAGTCTGTATATTGTTAACTGGGAATATTCGTGTTTATAATAAGATGCTAAATAAATTcgtaattttcttatttagtacaaaaatctatttatttagCAATGATTTGATGTTAACAATTGTATAATTTGTAATATCAAATCGTTGCTTTTATTAGTAAGTCATCttttaacaaaaccaaaccaaaataccgaaccgaaacaaaaccaaatattaaAACTGAGAAAAGAACCGAGAGTAACCGAACTAGTTAAACCATTTAACCAGTATATGATTTTgcttcttataaaaaaaataaaactgagaAAAGAACCAACAGCCTAGTAACGAACATTAATCCAGATTAGCCGCCCTTAATTTTGAACACTAGAAAATTAGAACTTGTATCCTCCTACTCCCGTACGAGTAAATGGTTATTCCTATTAGCCTATTCTATATCTCTAGAATCTTTTACTCGAGCTTATTAGAAACGTGACTTGGTCGATCTCTAGTAGATAAaaagtgcaaaaaaaaataCGGTTAAAGTTTAGAGAATCTTCTGGGACGGTCTTAGTTCTTTTGGCACTTCATTGAAATTCTCGGAGTCCACATCGGATTGATACATTGGTCTCTTCCCCGTTTTCCACACAATCCCTTCAGCCAAATGTTCTTTGTTCGGTGTCAGCATTACAAAGTTTGGATCAGCTCTTTGGTAACTGCAATGTCAGATAATTCAAACAAATGTAAAGATCATATACTGTTTTCTTTGAAACCATCAAAGCTAaagaggaatttttttttttggtaactagTTACAGAGGGTTTGATTGATCTCAAACAGTCACAAATGGACTGACCTGGCTTCTCTTATGTTATCAACACGGATACCGAACCCACATTCCACGTTTCCAGTCCGATGATTAGTCGTTgctgaataaaaaaaagagcacGACATGTTCAAATACCAACGTTCATCTGGATTTTGCTGAATTTAGAGCACGCAGATCACGAGTCTCCATATTTGTTTATCGAAGCATACCTGAAAGATTGAATGCAAAAGATGGTTTCCACCACGACTTGAATGCTAACGAGAATGTTGAGCTTCGAGCCCCGACTTTACCctgcaaaaattaaaaatgtatataactGAGCTGTTCTTTTTGGGTAACTCGGAAAGATATGTGTTCTGCACCTTCAGCAAGAAGTTCTTATTGGCCTGCCAAGACGCAGCCATCTGCAATAAAGAATCTGCGGCATTGTCTGGCTTCTTGGAATCATCAACCCTTCAATATTAAgacaaaaataaagatatgtTTCCGTATAGACAAACATTagctaaaatgttttttttactgaGAGATGTAAACTACCTCGACTGTAGCTCGAAACCTAAATCGATGTAGTTTGTGATTCCAACTACTTGGTTTTCTTCAAAAGGATTTTTCACCTGTTCCAAGTCCATTATATATTGAGCCAAAAGTTAAGCTAAACATTATATATGGAAGACTAGTAATAGATGCAGCACAGACATAGGACTAGTTTAGAAGAGTAGTACCCTTCTTTGAACCACTATGTGTTGGTAGAACGAAGCGATAAACTGCATTTACAAGAAGGATAACACAATCAGCAAGACTAAAAATGCTACAAAATGAATGATATGCGATTGGACAAGTAATATGGTTGTTAGTCAAGTTCCATGAGAAGTGGAGGAACTGTTTCGGCTTAAGACTTATGATAAAGACAGCAAAACAGCCATGTGTTTTTCTACATGGATTTATAAAGCATGACCTGAGAGCTTCTTGCTAGTTCAATCCCAATGTTAAACGAAGGACTCAAGGGGCTTTTTGACCCTACTCCATAGCCAGCAGCACAACTCCAGTTTCTTTGGTCTGTGTACTTTGCCATATCGTCGCTTCCatctaaaacaaaatccaataaCAGTTGTCCAAGCTCAGTTTCTTCAATCACATAATGTATAGATAATAGATTCCATGTGTGATTAGTCAAATCTGTTCGACAGGAATAAAATAATGTACTGACTCACGTAGCGGCTCATACTGCACTCCTACTGTAAACCTTCCCATCTTGCTTACAAGCCATGCATGTTTTGGCAA
The Camelina sativa cultivar DH55 chromosome 6, Cs, whole genome shotgun sequence genome window above contains:
- the LOC104790446 gene encoding uncharacterized protein LOC104790446, with product MRSSAYYPKYGIGAFAVYPLISKKEGNLSEQYRIMGLRYGSPNLSIGATVTPFSANNELPKHAWLVSKMGRFTVGVQYEPLHGSDDMAKYTDQRNWSCAAGYGVGSKSPLSPSFNIGIELARSSQFIASFYQHIVVQRRVKNPFEENQVVGITNYIDLGFELQSRVDDSKKPDNAADSLLQMAASWQANKNFLLKGKVGARSSTFSLAFKSWWKPSFAFNLSATTNHRTGNVECGFGIRVDNIREASYQRADPNFVMLTPNKEHLAEGIVWKTGKRPMYQSDVDSENFNEVPKELRPSQKIL